In the genome of Triticum urartu cultivar G1812 chromosome 5, Tu2.1, whole genome shotgun sequence, one region contains:
- the LOC125508854 gene encoding cyclase-like protein 4 isoform X1 — MIDTHTPCSFLTSRMRSRSKHSNSTAMELLPFLLLLLTGAAVASGEPAYPGYGATDAEPACGVKEEAPVPVPERREEFDGGRILDISHYYREDMPAFESAEGTPGFLQLARSMRNGSDIANFSELRLTAHSGTHVDAPGHVFEHYYDAGFDVDTLDLAVLNGPALLVDVPRDSNITADVMESLHIPKGVRRVLFRTLNTDRKLMWKKEFDSSYVGFMEDGAQWLIDNTDIQLVGVDYLSVGAYEECIPAHLVFLDKREVILVEALNLEHVATGIYTLHCLPLRLRGAEGSPARCILIK, encoded by the exons ATGATCGATACACATACACCTTGTTCCTTTTTGACCAGCCGCATGCGTAGCAGAAGCAAACACTCCAACTCCACGGCCATGGAGCTCCTCCCCTTCCTCCTCCTGCTACTCACCGGCGCCGCGGTGGCCTCCGGCGAGCCGGCGTACCCTGGCTACGGCGCCACCGACGCCGAGCCGGCGTGCGGCGTGAAGGAGGAGGCGCCGGTGCCCGTGCCGGAGAGGCGCGAGGAGTTCGACGGCGGGCGGATCCTGGACATCAGCCACTACTACCGGGAGGACATGCCGGCGTTCGAGTCGGCGGAGGGCACGCCCGGGTTCCTGCAGCTGGCCCGGTCCATGCGCAACGGCTCCGACATCGCCAACTTCTCCGAGCTCCGCCTCACGGCGCACTCCGGCACCCACGTCGACGCGCCGGGCCACGTCTTCGAGCACTACTACGACGCCGGCTTCGACGTCGACACGCTCGACCTCGCCGTCCTCAACG GACCAGCGCTGTTGGTAGATGTTCCAAGGGACAGCAACATAACAG CTGATGTCATGGAGTCCTTGCATATTCCTAAAGGAGTCCGCCGTGTACTCTTCAGAACCTTAAACACCGACAG AAAGCTTATGTGGAAGAAAGAGTTTGATTCAAGTTATGTTGGCTTCATGGAGGACGGTGCTCAGTGGTTGATTGATAACACTGACATCCAACTAGTTG GAGTTGATTACTTGTCTGTGGGAGCATATGAGGAATGTATTCCAGCTCATCTAGTATTTCTTGATAAAAGG GAAGTCATCCTTGTGGAAGCCTTGAACCTTGAACATGTTGCCACTGGAATATACACATTGCATTGCTTGCCACTAAGGTTGCGCGGTGCTGAAGGCTCTCCAGCGAGATGCATCCTCATCAAGTAA
- the LOC125508854 gene encoding cyclase-like protein 4 isoform X2, with protein sequence MIDTHTPCSFLTSRMRSRSKHSNSTAMELLPFLLLLLTGAAVASGEPAYPGYGATDAEPACGVKEEAPVPVPERREEFDGGRILDISHYYREDMPAFESAEGTPGFLQLARSMRNGSDIANFSELRLTAHSGTHVDAPGHVFEHYYDAGFDVDTLDLAVLNADVMESLHIPKGVRRVLFRTLNTDRKLMWKKEFDSSYVGFMEDGAQWLIDNTDIQLVGVDYLSVGAYEECIPAHLVFLDKREVILVEALNLEHVATGIYTLHCLPLRLRGAEGSPARCILIK encoded by the exons ATGATCGATACACATACACCTTGTTCCTTTTTGACCAGCCGCATGCGTAGCAGAAGCAAACACTCCAACTCCACGGCCATGGAGCTCCTCCCCTTCCTCCTCCTGCTACTCACCGGCGCCGCGGTGGCCTCCGGCGAGCCGGCGTACCCTGGCTACGGCGCCACCGACGCCGAGCCGGCGTGCGGCGTGAAGGAGGAGGCGCCGGTGCCCGTGCCGGAGAGGCGCGAGGAGTTCGACGGCGGGCGGATCCTGGACATCAGCCACTACTACCGGGAGGACATGCCGGCGTTCGAGTCGGCGGAGGGCACGCCCGGGTTCCTGCAGCTGGCCCGGTCCATGCGCAACGGCTCCGACATCGCCAACTTCTCCGAGCTCCGCCTCACGGCGCACTCCGGCACCCACGTCGACGCGCCGGGCCACGTCTTCGAGCACTACTACGACGCCGGCTTCGACGTCGACACGCTCGACCTCGCCGTCCTCAACG CTGATGTCATGGAGTCCTTGCATATTCCTAAAGGAGTCCGCCGTGTACTCTTCAGAACCTTAAACACCGACAG AAAGCTTATGTGGAAGAAAGAGTTTGATTCAAGTTATGTTGGCTTCATGGAGGACGGTGCTCAGTGGTTGATTGATAACACTGACATCCAACTAGTTG GAGTTGATTACTTGTCTGTGGGAGCATATGAGGAATGTATTCCAGCTCATCTAGTATTTCTTGATAAAAGG GAAGTCATCCTTGTGGAAGCCTTGAACCTTGAACATGTTGCCACTGGAATATACACATTGCATTGCTTGCCACTAAGGTTGCGCGGTGCTGAAGGCTCTCCAGCGAGATGCATCCTCATCAAGTAA